The genomic DNA CGATCGACGTCCGGCCCGCGACGATATCGCGATGATCCTGCGGGGTGAGGATGGTGGCCTGCCCGCCGCATTCGGTCAGCCCGTAGCGCTGCTGCAGATCGCAGCCGAGCAGGTCCATCGCCTTGCGGGCCAGTCCAGGCGGCACGGGTGCCGAGCCGTAGGAGATCCGTCGCAGGCTGGACATGTCCCGCGGCGGCCCGTCCTCCAGGATGGCCAGGGCGCGGTGCAGCATGGTCGGGATGAAGGTGGTGAACGTAATTTTGCTGCGTTCGATCTCGTCGATCACGGCTTGCGGGTCGAAACGCTGGTGGATCACCATGGTCTGGCCGAGATACAGCCATGACACGGTGCGCACCATTCCGCCTGCGGTGAAGAACGGCGTGGTCGCCAGCATGATGTCCGAGCGATTGGCCTCGGTCACCAGATTGGTGTCGGCGGCCTGGTAGAGCAGTGCGCGATGGGTGTGCATCACCCCTTTTGCGCGGCCGGTGGTGCCGCTGGTGTAGAGGATCACGGCGACGTCATCTGGTGAGACATCAACCTGGAGGGCACTGGGATCCGCTGCGGCCAAGGCCGATTCGTACTCGGGTCCGATGGTCAGGACCTGGCTGAGGCCGGATAGTTCGTCAAGGAACTTGTCGCAGTGGTCGGCGTGGATGATCACCCCCCGCGCGCCGGAATCGTCGCGGACGTGGGCGACCTCGTCGGGGGCGAGCCGGATGTTCACCGGAACGGCGACCAATCCCGCCTTGGCCAGGCCGAACGAGATTTCCGGCCATTCAATGCAGTTGCGGGCGATCACCATCACCCGGTCCCCGGGCGTCAGCCCCCGAGTGGTCAGGTGGTTGGCGAGCCGCCGGGCCCGTTCGTCGACCTGGGACCAGGTGTGTACTCGGTCGGCGTCGACGAGCGCGGTCTTGTCTGGGTAGCGGCGGGCGTTGTTGGCCGCGATGTCTCCGATGAGCATCAGATCAGGAAGTCCTTCAAATCAGGAATGCCAGGGTCTCGACCGGACCACCGGCGTCGATCAGGTTGACGATCTTGCGGATCAGCCATGGTCCGTCGGGTGAGCGGCGAACGGTGTGAGTTACCCGTCCGGCCCAGAAGCGTTGCCGAATACGGTATTCAAACAGGGCGAAATTGGATTCGATCGTGATGATGTCGCGGTCATCTTCGATGACCTCGGAGTTGGACAACATTCGTCGCAGCACCGACGGCGGCGTCTGGGAGTGCCGGTTGCCGGTGTTGAGTTGAGCTACCCGACTCTTGATCCGCCGCCGGTTGTCGTTGATATAGGCCAGCGTGGTCCGCGGATTGTCGTCGGGGTGCATGGGGACGCGGTACTCGACCCGGTCGTCGTCATCGGCCCACAGCGCTTCCCACTCCGAGTAGCGGCCTTCGTCGGCCAGCCGGGCCTCGAGGTAGAGAAACGACAGGATCTCGTCGTCCGGAATCGGCCGCAGGACGGGGCGGACCCGGGGCGAAGTGTCAGCGGTCACGGTCATGCCTCCCCGCCGACGACGGCCGCCCACCGGGAGTAGAACCCGCGTTGTGGCGTCTCGGCGCTCTTGTCCCGGTTGATGATTCCGGTTTCGTCGGTAATGTCGTCACTCACGCCGCGAGCCAGTATCAGCCATTCCGGCAGTTCCGCGGCAAGCCCGGCTTGGTTGCGCATCCCGATCTCACCGTCATCGGCGATGAGGAAGCCCGCCGGGCCCATCGCACCTTCAGATCGGCGCAGTGTGCGTTCGTTGAGGCCATCCTGGCCCGGAATCAGTACCGCGGTGGTGTAGGCGATGGTCCGGTCGGGAGCCTGCGGCTCGACGAACATGACATTCATCTCGGCCAGGAACAGGTTCGGCCAGATCAACGTGTGCGGCGGGCCGACCACCAGAGCGTCGTGTGCCTGCTCGGGACCGTAGGCGCCTTCCAGGGCCTCCACGTAGCCGGCGAGCTTGGCGCGGGGGATCCGCCCATACCAGACGAATTCCTCATCGAGCTTGCGGTATTCGTCGCTGTAGTCGATCTCTGAGTGCCCGTTGCCGAGATCGCGCACCAGCACGTCGACCTTGGTGGGGACATGTGACACCTTGGCCGGCTTGATCGCGTCATACACCGAGGCGTGTGTGAACAGGGCATGGTAGCCGTCAACGTTGTTCTCCACCACCATCTTCCAGTTGGCGTGGTGCAGATGCTTCATCCAATTGGCGCGCAGGTCGATCTTGCGTGTGGGAGACAGGTTCAGGAGGCGGTCGATGGCGCGGGTGGCGTTGCCGAGGTGTTCGAGTAGCGACGGCCCATCGGGGGCGAGCGACGCGAAGACGAACCCGCCGTAGTCGTCCACCCGCGGCGCCTGCGCCAGGCCCAATTCGGCGCGCAGCTCGCGGTAGGTGTCACCGTAGCCCTCACGCATCGGAACACCTTGCAGTGCACCGGTATTGCTGAAAGTCCAGCCGTGGTATGGGCACCGGAACGAGTTGGCGTTGCCGATCTCGGCGTTGCACAGCTTGTTGGCACGGTGGGTGCAGCGGTTGAGTAGCACCCTGACGACGCCGTCCTTGCCGCGCACCACCACGACGGGGTCATGGCCGATGAATCGCGTGAGGTAGTCACCTGGCTCGCTGACCTCGCTCTCGTGGGCCACATAGACCCAGCCGGTCTTGAAGATGGTCTCCATCTCGCGCCGGAAGATGTCAGCGGAGGTGTAAACCGAGCCGTGCACGCGATCGGAATGGACGATTCTGCTGACGTCGAAATCGTCGACTTCAGGAGCGGATTCGAGAGTTGTCACTGGTCCTCCAGGGTGTCGATGGCTGGTATCGCGACGTCGCCGAGGCGGCGGAAGCCGATGCTCACCGCGGTACCGATACCCGGTGCGGTGTCCGTGGGCTGCACGGTCGTCATCACCAGGCGGTGCCCGCTGTCCAGTTCGGTGTCGACGATCGGGTAGGGGATCTGCGCGCGAACCAATCCGGGCTCGCGCCGGTGCATGAGGGTCGCGGAGTGTACTGTCCCGCGTAATTCAACTGCGCACCAATTTGTTTCGGCATCGCCGCAGCGGTCGCATATTTCCTGATCGAGTTCGAGGGGCTGAGCGCAGCCTGCGCAGAACGGCAGCACGAGCTCGCCACGATGGGCGGCCTCGTAGAGCGGCGCCAGCGAATCCCCGTCGACGGTAGGCGCAAGGGTGTTGTCCAGCAGCCAATCCTGCGTCGTCACGGTGGTCATGCCGCCCGCTCCAGCACCAGCGCGGCGTGGTGGTCCAGTCGACCACCGATGCCGCCGACCAGGGCGACGGCGGCGTTCGGTACCTGGCGTTTGCCTCCGGCGCCGCGCAATTGGATGACCGCCTCGGCCAGCGGGGTCATGCCCTGCAGATAGAAGCCGGACAGCTGACCGCCGCCGGTATTGGTGGGCAGGGTCCCGCCAGGGCCGGTCTGGCCGTCACGCACGAAGTCGCCTGCCGGTACTGCGCCGGTGAGACGGTATTCGTCGAGCAGCAGCAGCGTCACGATCGAGAACGGATCGTAGAGTTCGGCGATATCGAGGTCTGAACGGCTCATACCGGCCTGATGGAGTGCGTCGTCCACCGCACTACGGCCGCCTCCGAACCACGACTCTGCTCCCGCGCGTCGTCGGCGCACCGGATGCTGGCGGCCGGTGCCCCGCACCCGGAGCCGGGCCGGGCCTGTCGAAGGCTGATTGGTCAGCAGCACAGCGACTGCCCCGTTCACCGGTCGGGCGCAGTCGAGCAGCCGCAGTGGCTCGGCGATCATCGGGCTGGCGTCGTAGCCGGCCTCGTCGAGGGGTTCGCGGTTGACGGCATCCGGGTTGTCGCGCGCCCAGCGTCGCGCCGTAACAGCAACGGAGCGTAGCGCGGCAGGGTCGGTGCTCGTCGTGTGCAGCCACCGCTGCGCCAACAACGCGTACGTCGGTACCGAGCCGAGCAGTCCGGAGGCGCGTTCCAATCCGCGGACCCCGGCGTTGCCGCCGCTCTGCGCATACGTGGAACCGGCGCCCTTGCCTGCGACCAGCGGTGCATCAGCGAAGACACAGAGCACGGTAGATGCTTCTCCAGTGGCGATCGCATGGCGAGCGCGTTGGATCATTGCAATGGTGGTGGCGCCCTTGATCTCGACGTGTTCGAGCAGTCGCAGATCCCGGAAGCCACCTGCGGCGGCGAAACCGACACCGAGCCGGTCTGGGCGTACACCCTGTGAGGAACCGACGAGGAGCCCGTCAACGTCGGCGCGATCGATTTGAGCGTCGATCAGCGCGGCGGTGCTCGCCTCGGTGGCCAACCGTAACGGTGTGGCGCCGGGCCGCAGCGACATCGCCGTCATCCCCAGGCCGATCAGATCCACCTCGGACGGGCTCATGACTGCCCCCGAGGCCGACGCGCGCCTTGTCCAGGTTCAGACCGGTAGTTGCCGACGCGCAGCCAAGTTTCGCGATCCTCCGCGGTGGCTTGCGTGAAACTCGCGAGTTCCAGCGGACATAGGTAAACGTGCTCGCCGCTCTCCAAGTCTTCTACCAGCAGGCGTGGGCCGTTGCCATTGACATCCAGCGACACCCGCACGGCCGCGAACTCATTCACCAACTCGACGAGCTCGCGACGTCCGGCAGAAGTGTTCACCTGCCCAGTTTTACCGCATACGACTGTCAGAAGCAATGCAATGGGTGCCGTCGATGGGAGATGCAGCACGGGCCGGAGTGACCGGTTTCAGTGGTTATCTACCGGGGAACATGGCACCATTGACGGGTGAGCGGGGGGCCGAGACAATAAGTTGACATGATTGTCAGAAGGACGATGAGGAAGGGTTGAGATGACCCAAGCGCAGGCGCCGCACACCGCGGCCGACGGGAACGCCGGGCAGGATGCCGACAACTACCGCAGCATCTGGATGTATCTGAAGGAACTCGAGTTCCGTCAGGGCTTCGTCGACGTCCCGGTCAATGGCGCCGTCGTGCGAACGCGGTACGCCGAGGCCGGCGCTGGATCGGATAAGCCACACGCGATCCTGCTGCACGGCACCGGCGGGCACTGGGAGACGTTCGCGCCCAACCTCGCCGCGTTGAGCAAGCATTTCCATTGCGTGGCCATCGACATGGTGGGCAACGGTTTCTCCGACAAGCCGGACTATGACTACGAGATCGCGGTATACGTCGAGCATGTGCTCGGGGTGATGAACCATTTCGGAATGGCGTCGGCCAGCTTCGTGGCGATGTCGCTGGGCGCATTCGTCGCCTCCGCCGTATCGGTGGGCCACCCCGACCGGGTGGACAAGGTGATCCTGATGTCGCCGGCGGGCCGGGAAGCCTCGGCCTCGAACATGGCGCGTATTCGTGCCGAACGCACCAAGGCGGTCAACGAGCCGACCTGGGAGTCGCTGCACGCCGTGTTCGCCCACCTGATCGCCGACGAGGCCAATCGGCTTCCGGACCTGATCGGTTTGCGCCAGTCGATCTACCGGCGTGAGGACACTCGCAACACCATCGATCGGCTGTTGATCCTGCAGGACGAGAAGGTGCGCAATCGCAACCTCATCCCGGACGACAAATGGCGCGGCATCACCGTACCCGTGATGATCGTCGCGTCCGGTAAGGATCACGGCGTGTACCAGGACACCGCGCGCACCATCGCGGAGCTGATTCCGAATTCCGAGGTGTTCGAGATGCCGTCGGTTCGGCACTGGCCACATTTCGAGGATCCCGAAGCGTTCAACACCGCTGCGGTCGAGTTCCTGACCAGATGACCAGACCCGATCCCGCTGCGCTCGACGATATCGCTCGTCGGCTGTATGAGGCCGAGCAGAATCGGACGCCGATCCGGCAGCTGTCGCTGGACTATCCCGACATGACCATCGAGGACGCTTACGCCGTGCAGCGGGCGCTGGTAGCGCGCAAAGTCGCCGACGGCCGAAAGGTGAAGGGCCGCAAGATCGGTCTGACCTCCAAGGTGATGCAGCGGGCGGTGTCGATCGACGAGCCCGACTACGGTGCGCTGTTCGACGACATGTTCTTCGAGGACGGTGGACACGTGCCGCTCGGCCGATTCATCCGACCACGGGTCGAGGTCGAGTTGGCTTTCGTGCTCGGCGAGACGCTGCAAGGTCCGGATGTCACGTTGTTCGACGTGCTGCGCGCCACCGAGTTCGTCACCCCCGCGCTGGAAATCCTCGATGCAAGAGTGCAGATGTCGGATCCCGAGACTGGCCACCTGCGTACCATCGTCGACACCATTGCCGACAACGCCGCCGATGCGGGTCTGGTGCTGGGCGGGCGGGTGTTCCGGCCGTTGGACGTCGACCTGCGCTGGGTGTCGGCGCTGCTGCTGCGCAACGGCACCATCGAGGAGTCCGGGGTGGCTGCCGCGGTACTGAACCATCCAGGCAACGGCGTCGCATGGTTGGCGAACCGTCTGGCTCCGCATGGTGTTTCGTTACAGCGCGGCGAGGTGATCCTGTCCGGATCGTTCACCAAGCCGGTGTTCGCCGAACCGGGCGATACCTTCGTTGCCGACTACGGGCCGCTGGGCACTGTGTCGGTGTTGTTCGACCGGAGCTGCGCCGGCGGCGATACCGAGCCGGGTGAGGCCTCGTGAATCGGTGGGTGCAACGAATCGGGGCAGGGCCACGGTTCG from Mycobacterium sp. DL440 includes the following:
- a CDS encoding class I adenylate-forming enzyme family protein, producing MLIGDIAANNARRYPDKTALVDADRVHTWSQVDERARRLANHLTTRGLTPGDRVMVIARNCIEWPEISFGLAKAGLVAVPVNIRLAPDEVAHVRDDSGARGVIIHADHCDKFLDELSGLSQVLTIGPEYESALAAADPSALQVDVSPDDVAVILYTSGTTGRAKGVMHTHRALLYQAADTNLVTEANRSDIMLATTPFFTAGGMVRTVSWLYLGQTMVIHQRFDPQAVIDEIERSKITFTTFIPTMLHRALAILEDGPPRDMSSLRRISYGSAPVPPGLARKAMDLLGCDLQQRYGLTECGGQATILTPQDHRDIVAGRTSIATSCGRETPMCVIRIVGSDGDDAATGEVGEIVIASPANAVGYWNRPEQTAETFRPDGLRSGDLGYLDEDGYLHITGRKTDMIISGGFNVYPAEIERVIAHHPGVDLVAVVGAPDPEWGETPVAVVIPKSDVTDRDALSTELATLCRAELAGYKQPRRFLFWSEFPLGPAGKILKREIANQVNHVGDGGAMMPASIGSTKEQL
- a CDS encoding aromatic-ring-hydroxylating dioxygenase subunit beta, encoding MTVTADTSPRVRPVLRPIPDDEILSFLYLEARLADEGRYSEWEALWADDDDRVEYRVPMHPDDNPRTTLAYINDNRRRIKSRVAQLNTGNRHSQTPPSVLRRMLSNSEVIEDDRDIITIESNFALFEYRIRQRFWAGRVTHTVRRSPDGPWLIRKIVNLIDAGGPVETLAFLI
- a CDS encoding Rieske 2Fe-2S domain-containing protein is translated as MTTLESAPEVDDFDVSRIVHSDRVHGSVYTSADIFRREMETIFKTGWVYVAHESEVSEPGDYLTRFIGHDPVVVVRGKDGVVRVLLNRCTHRANKLCNAEIGNANSFRCPYHGWTFSNTGALQGVPMREGYGDTYRELRAELGLAQAPRVDDYGGFVFASLAPDGPSLLEHLGNATRAIDRLLNLSPTRKIDLRANWMKHLHHANWKMVVENNVDGYHALFTHASVYDAIKPAKVSHVPTKVDVLVRDLGNGHSEIDYSDEYRKLDEEFVWYGRIPRAKLAGYVEALEGAYGPEQAHDALVVGPPHTLIWPNLFLAEMNVMFVEPQAPDRTIAYTTAVLIPGQDGLNERTLRRSEGAMGPAGFLIADDGEIGMRNQAGLAAELPEWLILARGVSDDITDETGIINRDKSAETPQRGFYSRWAAVVGGEA
- a CDS encoding Zn-ribbon domain-containing OB-fold protein, producing the protein MTTVTTQDWLLDNTLAPTVDGDSLAPLYEAAHRGELVLPFCAGCAQPLELDQEICDRCGDAETNWCAVELRGTVHSATLMHRREPGLVRAQIPYPIVDTELDSGHRLVMTTVQPTDTAPGIGTAVSIGFRRLGDVAIPAIDTLEDQ
- a CDS encoding thiolase family protein, encoding MSPSEVDLIGLGMTAMSLRPGATPLRLATEASTAALIDAQIDRADVDGLLVGSSQGVRPDRLGVGFAAAGGFRDLRLLEHVEIKGATTIAMIQRARHAIATGEASTVLCVFADAPLVAGKGAGSTYAQSGGNAGVRGLERASGLLGSVPTYALLAQRWLHTTSTDPAALRSVAVTARRWARDNPDAVNREPLDEAGYDASPMIAEPLRLLDCARPVNGAVAVLLTNQPSTGPARLRVRGTGRQHPVRRRRAGAESWFGGGRSAVDDALHQAGMSRSDLDIAELYDPFSIVTLLLLDEYRLTGAVPAGDFVRDGQTGPGGTLPTNTGGGQLSGFYLQGMTPLAEAVIQLRGAGGKRQVPNAAVALVGGIGGRLDHHAALVLERAA
- a CDS encoding alpha/beta fold hydrolase, which translates into the protein MTQAQAPHTAADGNAGQDADNYRSIWMYLKELEFRQGFVDVPVNGAVVRTRYAEAGAGSDKPHAILLHGTGGHWETFAPNLAALSKHFHCVAIDMVGNGFSDKPDYDYEIAVYVEHVLGVMNHFGMASASFVAMSLGAFVASAVSVGHPDRVDKVILMSPAGREASASNMARIRAERTKAVNEPTWESLHAVFAHLIADEANRLPDLIGLRQSIYRREDTRNTIDRLLILQDEKVRNRNLIPDDKWRGITVPVMIVASGKDHGVYQDTARTIAELIPNSEVFEMPSVRHWPHFEDPEAFNTAAVEFLTR
- the hpaH gene encoding 2-oxo-hept-4-ene-1,7-dioate hydratase codes for the protein MTRPDPAALDDIARRLYEAEQNRTPIRQLSLDYPDMTIEDAYAVQRALVARKVADGRKVKGRKIGLTSKVMQRAVSIDEPDYGALFDDMFFEDGGHVPLGRFIRPRVEVELAFVLGETLQGPDVTLFDVLRATEFVTPALEILDARVQMSDPETGHLRTIVDTIADNAADAGLVLGGRVFRPLDVDLRWVSALLLRNGTIEESGVAAAVLNHPGNGVAWLANRLAPHGVSLQRGEVILSGSFTKPVFAEPGDTFVADYGPLGTVSVLFDRSCAGGDTEPGEAS